GCAAGCTCTCGCTCTTCGCCGCCGCATTGGACTCGCGCATCGCCGCCGCAGTGACGCATGAACCGGGCCTGGGCTTCTCGCACTCGAACTGGAGCGATCCCTGGTACCTCGGCGCGCGCGTTCCCGCCGATCGCGACCTCGACCAGCTGCTGGGTCTCGTCGCACCCCGACCGATCCTCTACGGCGGTGGGGGCGCCTCGGACGGGGCGCACAACGAGGCGCTCGCGCGGAGCGCCGCCGGTCCCGGGTCTCGGATCGAGACGCTGCACCACACCGGCGGGCATCCGTTGCCGGAGGATGTGCTCGTGCAGATGATCGACTGGCTGCGCCGACACCTGGCGGCCTGAGTCGCAGGCCGCCACGGGGCGCCCGGCGAGCTCTCTCGCCGGACGCCCCTGGCGCTGTCGCCGCGTCAGCGCCTCACAGACCGAGACACTGGCCCTGAAGCGAACCGCTCACCAGGTTCGCCTGCGTCTCGTTCTCCGGCGCAGCCGCATTGTCGCCGCACTGCAGTGATCCGTGCACCTCGTTCCCGGCGAACACGAACGCCCCCGCCGTCGCCGTCACCGAGACCGCACCGCGCACCTCCGTGCCGCGCACTTCGATGCGCTCGGCGCCGTCGGACTGCATTCCTCCCCGGACGTCGGCATCGCGCATCAGCAGGGTGCCGCCCGCTTCGACCACGACACCCTCATCCACTCGGATGCCATCGATGCAGACGACCTCACCGGAGCGGACGATCAGTCCGTCGACGATGTCCGCCGTCGGCTTCTCGGTGCAACGAGCCCACTCCACCTCTTCCACGTCGTAGCGGAAGAGGTTCGCGCCCGCGCTCAGGTAGACATCGCCCTCGCCGTCGACGGTGCTCCACTGCAGCCCGTTCGCGATGCGCGTCGCCTGACCGGTCGCCGGGTCGAAGACACTGAACCGATACCCGGCGGTGACGTAGATTCGACCATCGGCGGACGACCTGTTGACGGTCCCGTACGCCCAGTACGTCGTGCCGGCGCTGTACCGTCCGCCGACGGTCGCCTTGACCGTCGACTCGCCGGTCGCCGGGTCATAGGCGAACAGCACGTCCTCCGCGACGCCCCAGACGACGCCGTCGGGGTCGACCATGAGCCCGCTGATGCCTTCGCGCTCTTCCCCGGCGGGGTCGAGCGTCTTCACCACGGAGCGGGTCTCGGGGTCGAACACGATCAGCTTGCCGGCAGTGTGCCCGCTGGGCACGGATCCGAGCCCGCCGTCGACCGTGCTGCCGAGATACACCAGGCCGTCCACGGGGTTGTACGCGACCGAGATGATGTTCTCGTCCTCGCCGATCTCCGAGGTGAGGATCACGTGCTCACCGCTGGCGCCGTCCCAGATCGCGAGAGCTCCCTGGGTCTGGCCGTAGGTGGCGACCGATCCCATGTAGATCTCATCGCGGTCCGGGTTGTACGCCATGCCGAACGGCCGGTCCTGACCCTCGTCCACGCCGCTGAAGAGCGTCGGCACCGTGCCGGCGTCGGCGGGGTCGTAGGTGGCCGGGTCGAGCACGTCGAACCGCGCATGACCGTATCCACCGAGGTACATCTTGCCGTCGCGCACGGCGGCCGACTCGAACTGTCCGCGCTGCAATGTCGGGCCGTGAGAGCCGCCGTCCTTGTCGACCTCGGCGAGGCCGATCATGTATCCGGAGGCCCATACCGTGTCATCGACGCCACGGAAGAGCTTCTGGATCAGCGTCGGCTGTGCGAACTCGATCGCCTCCTCCGAGATCAGCGTGCCCGCCGCGAGGTCGGCGACGAACACCCCGGATGCCGAGGTGCCGTACAGCAGAGTCTGACCGCTGGAGTCGTCCACCACCCCGTTGGAGAGATAGCCCCCGATGGTGATTCCGGTCGACTCGAAGGTGTTCGCGGCGATGTCATAGCGCATCAGTGCGCCGCCTCCGCTGGAGAAGATCGCTTCGTCGGGCGAAGCGCCCTCGATGATGTGGTGGCCGAAGAAGAATCGGGTCTGATCGGCATCCCAGTGCACGATGTTCCCGTCGAGGTCGAGTACCAGCATCCGCAGGCCGACCTGAGCGATGACCCGGTCACCGACGATGTCCATCCGTCCGACGAACTGCGTGCCCTCGTTGATCCGCGGAACAGTGGTCTCGTCGGCGATGAGTGTCTGCTCGCCGCGTCCGCCGTCCGCGATCTTCCAGATCTGCGGTACCTGTCCGCCGGATCCGATGTAGAGCGTGTCGCTGGGCTGGTGATAGGCGATCGAGTGGATGTAGTCGATGCCATCGCCGATGCTGCGCAGGAACTCGACCTTGTCCGTGGCCGGGTCGAAGAGGAACAGACGCGCATCGGGGTAGGAGCCGATGTACATCGTCCCGTTCGGTCCGGGCGACATGCCGAACATCGAGTCCTTCTCATCACTGATCGTGCCGAGGTCGGTGCACTCACCGGTCGCGGGGTCATAACGCCAGAGCTTGGAGTCGTGGTATGTGCCCCAGTAGACCCTGCCGTCGCTGGCGATGTTCAGGTTTCGCGCGTGGTCCGCACCGTCGACGGTGCAGGTGCGCAACTGCGCGCCGGTGCGCACGTCGGTCACGGCGAACGTCGCCGGGTAGCCGCTCTGCGGGTTGCCCTTGAAGACCTGGTACGAGACCTGCTGCCCCTCCTCGATGCCCTGAGCGGCCTGGCTCGGGATCTGACTGGTCACCGGTGTTCCGAGATGCTCGATGCGCTCGTCCTGGACGAGGATCTTGTCGACCGGCGAGAGCTCGGGCTCTTCGGGTTTTGCGGTCGCGGGGCCGAAGTAGACGTCATCGACGAAGGTGTCGATCATCACCCCGGAGGACACATACAGCACGGCGCTGGCTGTTGCCGTGCCGTCCGGCGCGACGAACTCCGCCGAGGCCCGCCCCCACGTGTTCTTGTCGGTGCGGAGCAGCTCGTACGGCTGGACGATGAGGTTGCCGTCCGCGTCATCGAAGTGCACGGTCGCGCTGATGGGCCCGCCCGACACGAGGAACTGATCGAAGCTGAACTCGACGGTCGCCCCCGGAGTGACCGGCACGGCATCCGCCACCAGGCCGCCGTTCGCGATGCTGGCATCCCTGAAGAGGTGCAGGCTCCGGACGCCGTCGCTTGCGCGTGCGCTGCTGAACGTCGTGATCTCGGTCCTGTTCCACAGCGGCGACCATCCTGGCGCGTCCTCGGGCCCAGTGCCCTCTTCGAAGCTCGCGTTGGTCAGGAGGTTGGAGTCGGCCGGCGCATCATTCGCGTGCGCGGCAGTCGCGCCCGCAGCCAGCATCGCCACCGCGACCAGGCCCGCAGCCAGGCGCCCGGCCCATGTTCTGGATTCCGTCGTCATGTGATCTTCCGCTCTCTGTGTCGTCATCGACACGCTTGCAATCGGTTGCATTACGGTGCGCACAACGTTATAGGTCCTCGCCGATCACCACAAGAGCCTCATCGGCTCTGAAGTGAACCGCGCTCCGTTCCCGCGAAGAGCGTCCTCGTGGCCTGCGCGAAAGCTGCCATCTCCTGCTCCTCCTGGGGGTAGGAGCGGTGACCTGCCGTCATCGGCATCACGGTGCGATACGCCTCCGGCACCGTCGCGGCGACTGCGCGCTGACCGACCGGCGGCACGGACTGGTCCTCCGCGGCAGGTGCGACGATCGTGGGCACCCGAAGGCGGCGTGCGGATGTCGCGGCATCGAAGTAGTCGAGCACCGACCAGGCGTCCGGATGCTCCGCGACCCACTCCGCGACCGCTGCGCCGCTTCCGACGCAGGAAACGCCCAGCCGATCGGCGTGAGCGCCGAAACTGGGCACGTAGAGGGAAGCCGCGTCTATCCGCTCATCCCATGGCACGGCCATGGCGCCGATCCCGCCGCCGAAGCTGGGCCCGAAGAAGCCCAGTCGCAGTCCTCCCCGCGATGCCCCCAGCGGCGTTTCGAGCACCTCCTGAAGCGCGGATACCGCACACCACACGTCAGCGGCGCAGCCGCCGTGCACGTACGTCTCCCGAGAGCCGATCCCGTGCAGAACGTGCTCCTTCGAGAACGACGGGATGCCATCCGTCAGGGACAGCTCCGCCATGCCCCGCGCCACCGGATAGAGAACCGCAGCCCCCGACGGCGCCCAGCGCGGATCGAGCGCACTCCGCCCCCCGTAGCCGTGTGCGACGATGACCGCCGAGGTGATCTCACCGTGCGGGAGCGTCAGCCAGCCCCCCAGTCGCACACCGTCGACCGATGTGAATCGCACCACCCCCGCCCCCGTCTCGTCGGCGGGTTCGCGTGCGGTGTTCGGGGCCACCGCCCGCGCGCGTTCCGCCAAGCCTCTCCAGAACGCGTCGAAGTCGTCCGGTTCAGGGCGGGCCGTGGTCATGCCGCCAGTGTTCCACGCGGCGAGGACGATGTGCAATCGGTTGCTTCACCGTCGCTCGACTACGCCGCGATGTACCAGATCCAGTCCGGCATGCACGGCCCCACCGACATCTCTCCCATCGGCATGGCCGCCGCGATGCACCTGGTGCTGTCGATCCACAACTTCGGCATCCAGGAGTACATGAAGCACGGCGCGAAGACCGACCAGGTCTTCCAGCAGTCCTACACCTGGACCGACGGCTACCTGCACCCCGGCGACAAGCCGGGCCTCGGAGTCGAGCCCGATGTCGACGAAGCGGGCAAGTACCGTACGGGCAGGCCTACCTGCCGTACAACCGCCTGCTCGACGGCACTGTGCACGACTGGTGAGCGGGCAGGATCGGTGAGACGTCCGTGCGCCTGCGGCGCAGGCGCCCGATCACCCCGGGGAGGACCTCTCGTCCAGCGCCTGCACAAACCCTGACGTGATGGTCGACGGATGAGTGATCGCGGTTCCGACGCAGACCGACCATGCGCCGGCTGCGATCGCTGCCGCGGCGTCCGCGGGCGATCGGATGCGGCCTTCCGCAATGACCGGCAGCTCGCACTCGGCGGCGAGCAGCGCGACGAGTTCCAGGTCCGGTCCGGGGGTCGTCGGCCGCTCTCCGGTGTACCCGGCGAGCGTCGTCCCCAGGATGTCGACCCCCGCCTGTTCGGCTGCGAGCGCATCATCCAACGAACCGCAATCCGCCATGATCAGCGCGCCCGAGGCCGAACGCAACCCGGCTACGGTCTCGGCGAGCGAGAGCCCGTCGGGCCGCCGGCGCCTCGTCCCGTCGATCGCCACGATGTCTGCTCCGGCTTCGGCGACCGCGAGCGCAGCCCCGAGAGTCGGCGTGATGAACACCTCGTCCTGGCCCTGCTTCAGCAGACCGATGATCGGAACGTCGAGAGCGGCCGCACCGGCGCGGATGTCCGCAATACCCTGCAGGCGGACACCGGCCGCGCCACCGACGACGACGGCTTGTGCCATCAGAACCATCGTGCCCGAGCCAGACATCGCCTCACCTGGATACGCCTGGCAGGAGACGATCAGGCGGCCGCGCAGACGATCGAGCGTCTGCCGCACCGTCGCCTGCGCCGGGCTCTCCTCCTCATCCGTCATCGCCGTCTCCGCCCTCGCAGGTGGCAAGTGGGGCCGTGGTGGCGATGTCGACACGTCCTCCGCCAGGCGAGAACGTCACGCAGCGGGTCTCCTCTACGACGTCATCGGCGCCGATGCTGCGGTACTGCAGCGTCTGACGCTCCGAGCGCTTGACCTCGAAGGGCTCGGCATACGTCACCCACTCACCACCACCGACCCGGTACTCGGTGCGCATCACCTCGGAAGTGCCCGCCTCGGCCGACAGCTCCACCACCACATGGTTCTCCCCCACGTAGCTCGATGTCGTCACCGGAGGCTCCGCAGGCTCCGCACCGTCACAGCCCGCCTCCGCCTCGCACGTCACCTCCACCTCGAACAGACGCACGCGCCCATCCCGACTCGTGAACCCATCGATCCGGACTCCCGTCGCCGCAACCGGCTCGAACCGATGCACGGGTCGTATCTCCGTGTTTCCGTGCACCTCGGCCACGCGCATCCACTCCCCGTCTATGCGCGCCGAAATGTCGTAGTCGCCCAGCTCGTATCCGGTGTACTGCTGAAGTGTCACAGTGTCGACCACGACCTCCTCTGCGAAGGAGATCTCCAGCCACGGTGAGGCGTCACCCGAGGCGGTGATCCACCGACTTCCCGCATCGGACACGTCGCCATCTATGACCTTCCCGGCGTCGTAGCCGGTGGCAGCGCTCGAGGCCACGGCCGAGCCACCATTCGCCGCCAGTGCGTGGTTGACGTGCGGTGCCGCCTGGGATCCATCGGAGAATTCGAATGACCAGGTCGACGTCGCACCGTCCGGTATGGAGAAGCACTCCTGCGCGACCGCCTGCACCGTGATCGACCCACTGCCAGCGTGGATTCCGGGTGGCATCGCGATCCCGTTCACGACATAATCGACGCCTTCGACCTCGGGGATCGTGTACCGATCCTCGTGCGTGCCATCTGGATCATGGAAGGTCACAGGCGCGGGCATCACGGTTCCGGGAGCCAGCCCAGGCGTCAGCGTCGCTTGGAGCACTTCAGGACCCCGAGCGAAGTACAGCCTGCCGTCGGTGTGCGGGAGAACGTAGTTGCCCGTCGTCAGCACCTCGTGGTCTCCGGTGTCCGGGTCCAGCACGAAGACGATGCCGCCGCCGGTCGAACCGTACAGCAGCCCATCCGCCCCCGGGGCGAGCTTCGGGTAGCCGTGGTTGCCGGTTCCCGCTCCGGTGATCTTGGTGCTCTGCTTCACCTCACGGCTCGCCGGGTCGAATCGGAAGACGATTCCGTCGCCGGTCAACGCCCAGAGCTGCCCATCTGCTCGGGGTACGAGCGCAGAGATCGTCGACAGGCCGGCGATGGGGGCGGACTGCCAAGCGATGGTGTCCGTGGTGAGATCCCAGGCGACGATCAGCGCCTCATCCACGATCGGGTCCGCGCCCGGCGTGTTGTTGGAGGTGCCGATGTACAGCGTGTCATCGACGACGGCCATCGAGATCAGCTGATGTCCGGGCAGCACCTCGCCGAAGTCTTCCACCACGCCGGAAGAGGGGGCGTAGAACACGAGGCGCCCGCTGGGTTGGCCTCGTTTGCCCAGGCTGCCCGCCGCGATGCGATCACCCGCCTCGGCCAGCGCGAACAGGCGATCCTGATTGTGCTCATTCAGGCTGAAGATGGTCTCGGGGTTTCCAGGACCGAGCGGCAGATCCGTATCGAGCCTTCGCAGTACGGCTCCGGTGTACGTCCCCATGTAGAGACCGTGATCGGTCGTCAGATACCTGTGGACCTGGGACGACAGCGAAGCACTGCGAACACTGAGCTCATCGGCCTCCGGATCGAAGGAGACGACGTTGCCGTTGTTGAAGCTCAGTCCGACGTACACGTCGCCATCCAGGCCGCTGCCGAAGGCGCGCACCGTCACCGGTGTCATGGGCATCTCGGCGTCGCTCGTCACGCTCCCACGACCCGTCTCGGGGTTGAAGCGCCAGAGCTCACCCCTCCTCCCCATGCCGACGATCGTCTCGCCCGGGTGTTCGGCATCGCCGAGGTCGATCAGATTCATGCCACCTCCGCCGAGGTAGTAGTTGACCGCCTGATCCCAGCCGGCATCAGCCGACTGAAGGGTGGTGGTATCGAAGGAGTAGAGCCGGTTGACGGCGGTGTTGGCGAAGTAGACCTTGCCCTCTGCGGAGACCTCAGTCGGCATGCTCGGCGCGCTTTTGGGAAGATGCGCGACCCACTTCTGCGTGGACGGATCGTAGACGTGCCATTCCAGCGAGCCACCGAAGTACGCGAAGAGCAGTCCATCACGCCAGGCCATCAGGCTGATGCGGTAGTCGCCGTCCGCCATGGTGGGGGGTTGCGGTATCTCCGTGCGCACACCCGTCGCGAGATCGACGCGGATGACCCGCGCGGTGCCCTCGGT
Above is a genomic segment from Microbacterium sp. W4I4 containing:
- a CDS encoding carbohydrate binding domain-containing protein, which codes for MTTESRTWAGRLAAGLVAVAMLAAGATAAHANDAPADSNLLTNASFEEGTGPEDAPGWSPLWNRTEITTFSSARASDGVRSLHLFRDASIANGGLVADAVPVTPGATVEFSFDQFLVSGGPISATVHFDDADGNLIVQPYELLRTDKNTWGRASAEFVAPDGTATASAVLYVSSGVMIDTFVDDVYFGPATAKPEEPELSPVDKILVQDERIEHLGTPVTSQIPSQAAQGIEEGQQVSYQVFKGNPQSGYPATFAVTDVRTGAQLRTCTVDGADHARNLNIASDGRVYWGTYHDSKLWRYDPATGECTDLGTISDEKDSMFGMSPGPNGTMYIGSYPDARLFLFDPATDKVEFLRSIGDGIDYIHSIAYHQPSDTLYIGSGGQVPQIWKIADGGRGEQTLIADETTVPRINEGTQFVGRMDIVGDRVIAQVGLRMLVLDLDGNIVHWDADQTRFFFGHHIIEGASPDEAIFSSGGGALMRYDIAANTFESTGITIGGYLSNGVVDDSSGQTLLYGTSASGVFVADLAAGTLISEEAIEFAQPTLIQKLFRGVDDTVWASGYMIGLAEVDKDGGSHGPTLQRGQFESAAVRDGKMYLGGYGHARFDVLDPATYDPADAGTVPTLFSGVDEGQDRPFGMAYNPDRDEIYMGSVATYGQTQGALAIWDGASGEHVILTSEIGEDENIISVAYNPVDGLVYLGSTVDGGLGSVPSGHTAGKLIVFDPETRSVVKTLDPAGEEREGISGLMVDPDGVVWGVAEDVLFAYDPATGESTVKATVGGRYSAGTTYWAYGTVNRSSADGRIYVTAGYRFSVFDPATGQATRIANGLQWSTVDGEGDVYLSAGANLFRYDVEEVEWARCTEKPTADIVDGLIVRSGEVVCIDGIRVDEGVVVEAGGTLLMRDADVRGGMQSDGAERIEVRGTEVRGAVSVTATAGAFVFAGNEVHGSLQCGDNAAAPENETQANLVSGSLQGQCLGL
- a CDS encoding acetylxylan esterase, which gives rise to MTTARPEPDDFDAFWRGLAERARAVAPNTAREPADETGAGVVRFTSVDGVRLGGWLTLPHGEITSAVIVAHGYGGRSALDPRWAPSGAAVLYPVARGMAELSLTDGIPSFSKEHVLHGIGSRETYVHGGCAADVWCAVSALQEVLETPLGASRGGLRLGFFGPSFGGGIGAMAVPWDERIDAASLYVPSFGAHADRLGVSCVGSGAAVAEWVAEHPDAWSVLDYFDAATSARRLRVPTIVAPAAEDQSVPPVGQRAVAATVPEAYRTVMPMTAGHRSYPQEEQEMAAFAQATRTLFAGTERGSLQSR
- a CDS encoding N-acetylmannosamine-6-phosphate 2-epimerase — protein: MTDEEESPAQATVRQTLDRLRGRLIVSCQAYPGEAMSGSGTMVLMAQAVVVGGAAGVRLQGIADIRAGAAALDVPIIGLLKQGQDEVFITPTLGAALAVAEAGADIVAIDGTRRRRPDGLSLAETVAGLRSASGALIMADCGSLDDALAAEQAGVDILGTTLAGYTGERPTTPGPDLELVALLAAECELPVIAEGRIRSPADAAAAIAAGAWSVCVGTAITHPSTITSGFVQALDERSSPG
- a CDS encoding discoidin domain-containing protein, translated to MNTRRVSRIALVLMVAVGAGLGAAAPATASGTGSEGGGATLSTSTTCPAEPASTGVAVRSLGVPVTELRMNVSATGRLPDGRPVVYVQGGSPENAVQFAALDPLTGEQLRHHAIEELNDSLSMIATRDGSVYIPGWGPEALLFKYDPAADTMTNLGHAVAGESHITRIVEAADGTIYGGTFPQGHIFSFEPETERFTDYGRVDPNEQYARAIAYDEQGGLYVGTEGTARVIRVDLATGVRTEIPQPPTMADGDYRISLMAWRDGLLFAYFGGSLEWHVYDPSTQKWVAHLPKSAPSMPTEVSAEGKVYFANTAVNRLYSFDTTTLQSADAGWDQAVNYYLGGGGMNLIDLGDAEHPGETIVGMGRRGELWRFNPETGRGSVTSDAEMPMTPVTVRAFGSGLDGDVYVGLSFNNGNVVSFDPEADELSVRSASLSSQVHRYLTTDHGLYMGTYTGAVLRRLDTDLPLGPGNPETIFSLNEHNQDRLFALAEAGDRIAAGSLGKRGQPSGRLVFYAPSSGVVEDFGEVLPGHQLISMAVVDDTLYIGTSNNTPGADPIVDEALIVAWDLTTDTIAWQSAPIAGLSTISALVPRADGQLWALTGDGIVFRFDPASREVKQSTKITGAGTGNHGYPKLAPGADGLLYGSTGGGIVFVLDPDTGDHEVLTTGNYVLPHTDGRLYFARGPEVLQATLTPGLAPGTVMPAPVTFHDPDGTHEDRYTIPEVEGVDYVVNGIAMPPGIHAGSGSITVQAVAQECFSIPDGATSTWSFEFSDGSQAAPHVNHALAANGGSAVASSAATGYDAGKVIDGDVSDAGSRWITASGDASPWLEISFAEEVVVDTVTLQQYTGYELGDYDISARIDGEWMRVAEVHGNTEIRPVHRFEPVAATGVRIDGFTSRDGRVRLFEVEVTCEAEAGCDGAEPAEPPVTTSSYVGENHVVVELSAEAGTSEVMRTEYRVGGGEWVTYAEPFEVKRSERQTLQYRSIGADDVVEETRCVTFSPGGGRVDIATTAPLATCEGGDGDDG